Proteins found in one Thermus caldifontis genomic segment:
- a CDS encoding carbohydrate ABC transporter permease, with protein sequence MRTFPLHAVLSWGALLSLGVYAARLGFLPQAWVVVGLGLYALLVLWGVRFGWRHVLLALGLVAYWFPPAAFLVPLLFALFFGRGLSEKEQGALYGWALVWPALALLLIWHVFPTFYAFYLSLFERVNFLRPAAFSGLENYRILLQDPLFWRALGNTFWYVVFTVPVGLLLATVVAILLNTQVAFLGLYRTLYFLPYITALTAAAAVWRWIYHPEFGFLNWLLRTPGLDWLNTPKGVFALLLEPLGVQVQGFWAGPSLAFVAIMVMSVWHFLGYQVVILLAGLQAIPKEYYEAAELDGASFWQKHRLITWPLLSPTTFFLFTLGLIGAFQVFTQVYVLTPTGGVLQDTLTLAFYLYNKGFRDSDFSYASAIAMVTFLLILGLTLIQRRILERRVNYEI encoded by the coding sequence ATGCGGACCTTTCCCCTCCATGCGGTCTTGTCCTGGGGAGCCCTTTTGAGTCTAGGGGTCTATGCGGCCCGGTTGGGGTTTCTCCCCCAGGCTTGGGTGGTGGTGGGGCTTGGGCTGTATGCCCTTTTGGTCCTTTGGGGGGTTCGCTTTGGCTGGCGCCACGTTCTCTTGGCCCTTGGTCTTGTGGCCTACTGGTTCCCACCGGCGGCCTTCTTGGTGCCCTTGCTCTTCGCCCTTTTCTTTGGCCGGGGCTTGAGCGAGAAGGAGCAGGGCGCCTTGTATGGCTGGGCCTTGGTGTGGCCCGCCTTAGCCCTTCTTCTCATCTGGCATGTCTTTCCCACCTTTTACGCCTTCTACCTAAGCCTTTTTGAGCGGGTCAACTTCCTGCGCCCCGCTGCGTTTTCCGGGCTGGAAAACTACCGTATCCTTCTCCAGGACCCGCTTTTCTGGAGGGCTTTGGGGAACACCTTCTGGTACGTGGTGTTTACGGTGCCGGTGGGTCTTCTCCTGGCCACCGTGGTGGCCATTCTCCTGAATACCCAGGTGGCCTTTTTGGGCCTGTATCGCACCCTGTACTTTCTTCCCTACATCACGGCCCTCACGGCAGCGGCGGCGGTGTGGCGTTGGATCTACCACCCGGAGTTTGGTTTTCTTAACTGGCTTCTCCGTACCCCGGGCCTGGATTGGTTGAACACCCCGAAGGGGGTTTTCGCCCTTCTCCTCGAGCCCCTTGGGGTCCAGGTCCAGGGCTTTTGGGCGGGACCCAGCCTGGCCTTTGTGGCCATCATGGTCATGAGCGTGTGGCACTTTCTGGGTTACCAGGTGGTGATCCTTTTGGCTGGGCTCCAGGCCATCCCCAAGGAGTACTACGAGGCAGCGGAGCTGGATGGGGCGAGCTTCTGGCAGAAGCATAGGCTCATCACCTGGCCGCTTCTTTCCCCCACCACCTTCTTTCTCTTTACCTTGGGGCTCATCGGGGCCTTTCAGGTTTTCACCCAGGTCTATGTGCTCACGCCCACGGGGGGGGTGTTGCAGGATACCCTAACCTTGGCCTTTTACCTCTACAACAAAGGTTTCCGCGACTCGGACTTCTCCTACGCCAGCGCCATCGCCATGGTGACCTTCCTTCTGATCCTGGGGCTCACCTTGATCCAGAGGCGGATTTTGGAAAGGCGGGTGAACTATGAGATTTAA
- a CDS encoding aldehyde ferredoxin oxidoreductase family protein, protein MPKGYHDRVAFVDLSTGRIWYESYGEAFWRRFLGGRALSAYLLLKHVPPGADPLGPGNALIFAPGILTGTPISGSGRNTVAAKSPLTGGYGDAEAGGFFGAEMKNAGLDALVVLGQAEKPVYVHVEGGEVSLQPASHLWGKDPLEVEALLKEAHGPGTRIAQIGIAGENRVLTANIIHDLAHFAGRGGLGAVMGAKGLKAVSAKGRRDTRPSYHDPALLTALARRMAGERMERAAGLVTMGTVGTVKPFNLRGVLPSHNFLDGHLEGAEALDGTSLDALGIRIGRDTCYACAIRCKQVVRIEGTGKYDVRPEYGGPEYEGLGALGSTCGVTDPYAVTKANTLCNQYGLDVIGVGVTIACAMEAVEKGYLDDEGLGLRFGNGDALIAAIEKLARKEGRLGELLALGSRRLAAAIGHPELSMEVKGQEVPMHDPRFKRALGVGYAVSPTGADHNHNLHDTAFAKEGKALKELRFYGEDFAPLPVEDLSEAKIRMLWTKTRERGFVNSLVMCDFVPWTPEEWQEALYAATGWRLTPGEMLAVGERTLQLTRLFNLREGIKPEEDRLPERFFQPFRKGNPEAHLDPEAFHEGVRTYWRLAGWEEGGVDPERLRALGLEAFAPPA, encoded by the coding sequence ATGCCTAAGGGCTATCACGACCGCGTGGCCTTCGTGGACCTCTCCACGGGGCGGATCTGGTATGAGAGCTACGGCGAGGCCTTCTGGCGGCGGTTCCTGGGGGGCAGGGCCCTTTCCGCCTACCTCCTCCTAAAGCACGTGCCCCCAGGGGCGGACCCCCTGGGCCCAGGAAATGCCCTTATCTTCGCCCCCGGCATCCTCACCGGCACCCCCATCTCCGGCTCAGGCCGCAACACCGTGGCCGCCAAAAGCCCCCTCACGGGAGGGTATGGGGATGCGGAGGCTGGGGGGTTCTTCGGCGCCGAGATGAAGAACGCCGGCCTGGACGCCTTGGTGGTCCTGGGGCAGGCGGAAAAGCCCGTGTACGTGCATGTGGAAGGGGGTGAGGTGAGCCTTCAGCCTGCCTCCCACCTTTGGGGCAAGGATCCCCTGGAGGTGGAAGCCCTCCTCAAGGAAGCCCATGGACCGGGCACCCGCATCGCCCAGATCGGGATCGCCGGGGAAAACCGGGTGCTCACCGCCAACATCATCCACGACCTGGCCCACTTCGCCGGCCGCGGGGGGCTGGGGGCGGTGATGGGGGCCAAGGGCCTGAAGGCGGTTTCCGCCAAGGGAAGAAGGGACACCCGGCCTTCCTACCACGACCCCGCCCTCCTTACCGCCTTGGCCCGGCGCATGGCAGGGGAGCGCATGGAAAGGGCGGCGGGCTTGGTCACCATGGGCACGGTGGGCACGGTGAAACCCTTTAACCTAAGGGGGGTGCTTCCCAGCCATAACTTCCTGGATGGCCACCTGGAAGGGGCGGAGGCCCTGGATGGCACCAGCCTGGACGCCCTCGGCATCCGCATCGGCCGAGACACCTGCTACGCCTGCGCCATCCGTTGCAAGCAGGTGGTGAGGATTGAGGGCACTGGCAAGTACGATGTGCGCCCGGAGTACGGGGGGCCGGAGTACGAGGGGCTTGGGGCCTTGGGCTCCACCTGCGGGGTCACGGACCCTTATGCGGTCACTAAGGCCAACACCCTTTGCAACCAGTATGGCCTGGACGTGATCGGGGTGGGCGTCACCATTGCCTGTGCCATGGAGGCGGTGGAGAAGGGGTATCTGGACGACGAGGGCCTGGGGCTACGCTTCGGCAACGGGGATGCCTTGATCGCCGCCATAGAGAAGCTGGCCCGCAAGGAGGGGCGGCTTGGGGAGCTTTTGGCCCTGGGCTCGAGGCGGCTGGCCGCGGCCATCGGCCATCCGGAGCTTTCCATGGAGGTGAAGGGGCAGGAGGTGCCCATGCACGACCCCCGGTTCAAGCGGGCCCTGGGGGTGGGGTATGCGGTGAGCCCCACGGGGGCCGACCATAACCACAACCTGCACGACACCGCCTTCGCCAAGGAGGGCAAGGCCTTAAAGGAGCTTCGCTTCTACGGGGAAGACTTCGCGCCCCTTCCCGTGGAAGACCTCTCCGAGGCCAAGATCCGCATGCTCTGGACCAAGACCCGGGAGCGGGGGTTTGTCAATAGCCTGGTCATGTGCGACTTCGTCCCCTGGACCCCGGAGGAGTGGCAGGAGGCCCTTTATGCCGCCACGGGCTGGCGGCTTACCCCAGGGGAGATGCTGGCGGTGGGGGAGAGGACCTTGCAACTCACCCGGCTCTTTAACCTGCGAGAGGGCATAAAGCCGGAGGAAGACCGCCTGCCCGAGCGCTTCTTCCAGCCCTTCCGCAAGGGCAACCCCGAGGCCCATCTTGACCCTGAGGCCTTCCATGAGGGGGTGCGCACCTACTGGCGGCTTGCCGGGTGGGAGGAGGGAGGCGTGGACCCGGAAAGGTTAAGGGCCTTGGGCCTCGAGGCCTTTGCACCCCCGGCCTGA
- a CDS encoding ABC transporter substrate-binding protein: MRKALVLTLVLGLALAQQAKPEEVIKEQCAKAKVVAELWHGFTGGAPKAALENLVVEFNKTQQGRCVRPVPQGGYRDLSTKIKAAFAAGKVPAMAQAYENNIALYLEAKALLPIESLGVRLQGVNLPFLNAVRFGGVVYGVPFNKSIQVLYYNKDLLKKHGARVPATLEEFVALSKRLSQAEGGPVYWFQPDASTFAYFFFNLGGSYLKNGKLVLNSKEAVEALTLLQNGVKEGWAKAITSGYINQNLGSGPYAFSVDTSAGYTYYRQGAKFDLGVATLPGRTPGQPGFGLVQGTNLVVFRQAGKEEQAVAKDFLQFVLSPRAQAVFATATGYVPVTEAALKDPVYQTYVADNPDFGTIVRQSRYAKFEPALAEWEQIRFDILGQAIKEAILNKVDPKVALDKAQKLAEDLLAGKTR; the protein is encoded by the coding sequence ATGCGAAAAGCCCTTGTTTTGACGTTGGTTTTGGGTCTCGCCCTGGCCCAGCAGGCCAAGCCCGAGGAGGTTATCAAGGAGCAGTGCGCCAAGGCCAAGGTGGTGGCGGAGCTGTGGCATGGCTTCACCGGCGGAGCCCCCAAGGCCGCCTTGGAGAACCTGGTGGTGGAGTTCAACAAGACCCAGCAGGGCCGGTGCGTGCGCCCCGTGCCCCAAGGGGGGTACCGGGACCTTTCCACCAAGATCAAGGCGGCCTTCGCTGCGGGTAAGGTGCCGGCCATGGCCCAGGCCTACGAGAACAACATCGCCTTGTACCTCGAGGCCAAGGCCCTTTTGCCCATTGAGTCCTTGGGGGTAAGGCTCCAAGGCGTCAACCTACCCTTCCTGAACGCCGTGCGCTTCGGAGGGGTGGTCTATGGGGTGCCCTTCAACAAGAGCATCCAGGTTCTCTATTACAACAAGGACCTCCTGAAGAAGCACGGGGCCAGGGTGCCGGCGACCCTCGAGGAGTTTGTGGCCCTGAGCAAGAGGCTTTCCCAGGCGGAAGGGGGGCCCGTGTACTGGTTCCAGCCGGATGCCTCCACCTTCGCCTACTTCTTCTTCAACCTTGGGGGAAGCTACCTGAAAAACGGCAAGCTGGTCCTGAACTCCAAGGAGGCGGTGGAGGCCCTGACCCTTCTGCAAAACGGGGTAAAGGAGGGGTGGGCCAAGGCCATCACCTCGGGGTACATCAACCAGAACCTGGGCTCGGGTCCTTACGCCTTTAGCGTGGATACCTCTGCCGGCTACACCTACTACCGCCAAGGGGCCAAGTTTGACCTGGGGGTGGCCACCCTGCCAGGCCGCACCCCCGGCCAGCCGGGCTTCGGCTTGGTCCAGGGCACCAACCTGGTGGTCTTCCGCCAGGCGGGCAAGGAGGAGCAGGCGGTGGCCAAGGACTTCCTGCAGTTTGTCCTTTCCCCCAGGGCCCAGGCGGTGTTCGCCACCGCCACCGGGTACGTGCCGGTGACCGAGGCGGCCTTGAAGGACCCCGTGTACCAGACCTATGTGGCCGATAACCCTGATTTTGGTACCATCGTGCGCCAAAGCCGCTACGCCAAGTTTGAGCCGGCTTTGGCGGAGTGGGAGCAGATCCGCTTTGACATCCTAGGCCAGGCCATCAAGGAGGCCATCCTCAACAAGGTGGATCCCAAGGTGGCCCTGGACAAGGCCCAGAAACTGGCCGAAGACCTCTTGGCAGGAAAGACCCGCTAA
- a CDS encoding adenosylcobalamin-dependent ribonucleoside-diphosphate reductase, translated as MPRRYTQEEALRLALDFFQGDELRASVFLNRYALRDPEGSLLEATPEEMWQRLVRGATRVEKGAKREFFWLFSDFRFVPGGRILFGLGNWRRSTLFNCYYIPIREDSVKGITRFLDEAARTFAYGGGVGTNADVLRPKGAKVGNAGVESSGAVSFMELFSTLAGVMGASGGRRGALMLTFSDRHPDLLEFLQAKTDPERSRVRHANISLRATDAFLQAALADEPWPLSFTTPRERITRTIRAKEAWDTLVEAAWQSAEPGLLFWDRVRTWATAQYGGMEVEGVNVCGEVPMEPYGACNLGSLNLAAFVQEPFRERARLDWAGLEEATRLAVRFLDAVVDLGKNRHPLRAQREASLRSRRIGLGVMGLADMLAMLGLPYGSAKSLTLSEEVMRRIKEAAYRESARLARKRGSFPAFNAREHLKSPFIQALPEELIREVERGLRNAALLSIAPTGSISILAGVTSGIEPIFALTYLRHAGGQVFLAEHPLLLRYRKQKGGEIPDWPTAHTVDPFQRVHLQALLQRHVDQSISSTVNLPQETPKEAVERLFLTAWKEGCKGITVFREGSREEVIEPLPPVGVCTFCQTA; from the coding sequence GTGCCCCGGAGGTATACCCAAGAGGAGGCCCTAAGGCTTGCCCTGGATTTCTTCCAGGGGGATGAGCTAAGGGCCTCGGTTTTCCTGAACCGCTATGCCCTAAGGGACCCGGAAGGTAGCCTCCTGGAAGCCACCCCAGAGGAGATGTGGCAGAGGCTCGTCCGGGGGGCTACCCGGGTGGAAAAGGGAGCCAAGCGGGAGTTTTTCTGGCTTTTTTCCGATTTTCGCTTCGTCCCGGGGGGGCGGATCCTCTTTGGCCTGGGGAACTGGCGCCGCTCCACCCTCTTCAACTGCTACTACATCCCCATCCGGGAAGACTCGGTAAAGGGCATTACCCGCTTTCTGGACGAGGCCGCCCGCACCTTCGCCTACGGGGGTGGGGTGGGCACCAACGCCGATGTCCTAAGGCCCAAAGGGGCCAAGGTGGGAAACGCCGGGGTAGAAAGCTCGGGAGCGGTGAGCTTCATGGAGCTCTTCTCCACCCTGGCCGGGGTCATGGGGGCCAGCGGAGGCCGGCGGGGAGCCTTGATGCTCACCTTCTCCGACCGGCATCCCGATCTCCTGGAGTTCCTCCAGGCCAAAACCGATCCCGAGCGCAGCCGGGTGCGCCACGCCAACATCTCCCTAAGGGCCACGGACGCCTTTTTGCAGGCGGCCTTGGCCGATGAACCCTGGCCCCTTTCCTTCACCACCCCCCGGGAGCGGATCACCCGTACCATCCGGGCCAAGGAAGCCTGGGACACCCTGGTGGAAGCCGCCTGGCAAAGCGCCGAGCCCGGCCTCCTCTTCTGGGACCGGGTGCGCACCTGGGCCACGGCCCAGTACGGGGGAATGGAGGTGGAGGGGGTCAACGTCTGCGGGGAGGTGCCCATGGAACCCTACGGGGCCTGCAACCTGGGAAGCCTGAACCTTGCCGCTTTCGTGCAGGAACCCTTCAGGGAAAGGGCCCGGCTGGACTGGGCTGGCCTCGAGGAGGCCACCCGTTTGGCGGTGCGCTTTTTGGATGCGGTGGTGGACCTGGGGAAAAACCGCCATCCCCTAAGGGCCCAAAGGGAAGCCTCCCTAAGGAGCCGGCGGATCGGCCTTGGGGTGATGGGCCTTGCCGACATGCTGGCCATGCTGGGCCTGCCCTATGGCTCGGCGAAAAGCCTCACCCTTTCCGAGGAGGTCATGCGCCGCATCAAGGAGGCTGCCTACCGGGAAAGCGCCCGCCTGGCCAGGAAGCGAGGCTCCTTCCCAGCCTTTAACGCCAGGGAGCACCTCAAAAGCCCCTTCATCCAGGCCCTGCCCGAAGAGCTCATCCGGGAGGTGGAACGAGGCCTAAGGAACGCCGCCCTCCTTTCCATCGCGCCCACAGGCTCCATCTCCATCCTGGCGGGGGTGACCAGCGGCATAGAGCCCATCTTCGCCCTCACCTACCTGCGCCATGCCGGGGGACAGGTGTTTCTGGCGGAGCATCCGCTTCTCCTCCGCTACCGCAAGCAAAAGGGAGGGGAGATACCCGACTGGCCCACGGCCCACACTGTGGATCCTTTCCAGCGGGTACACCTCCAGGCCCTCTTGCAACGGCATGTGGACCAAAGCATCTCCTCCACGGTGAACCTTCCCCAGGAAACCCCCAAGGAGGCGGTGGAAAGGCTTTTCCTCACTGCCTGGAAGGAGGGGTGTAAGGGGATCACCGTCTTCCGGGAGGGAAGCCGGGAAGAGGTGATCGAGCCCCTGCCCCCGGTGGGGGTTTGCACCTTCTGCCAGACGGCATGA
- the glpX gene encoding class II fructose-bisphosphatase, whose translation MEIERRLVLEVVRVTEQAALAASRLAGKGDKDAVDEAGTQAMRRVLNELPIKGTVVIGEGEMDEAPMLYIGEVLGQGGVEVDIAVDPVEGTTTAAKGLPNAVTVIAISEKGGLFHAPDMYMEKLIVPPPAAGLVDLSWPVSANLKALALALQRSVEDLVVVVLDRPRHERLIREIREAGARVKLISDGDVIAALAAAIRGTGVHAVMGIGGAPEGVLAAAALKCLGGEIQARFTPQNEEERARLRAMGGDENRIYRTEDLAPGREIVFAATGITDGDILQGVRFFGGGARTHSIVLGHTTRTVRFIDSIHLFETGARVTIRV comes from the coding sequence ATGGAAATAGAACGCCGGCTGGTCCTCGAGGTGGTGCGGGTTACGGAGCAGGCCGCTCTGGCGGCAAGCCGCCTAGCGGGCAAGGGGGACAAGGACGCCGTGGACGAGGCGGGCACCCAGGCCATGCGCCGGGTCCTGAACGAGCTTCCCATCAAGGGCACGGTGGTCATCGGCGAAGGGGAGATGGACGAGGCCCCCATGCTCTACATCGGGGAGGTTTTGGGGCAGGGCGGTGTGGAGGTGGACATCGCCGTGGACCCCGTGGAGGGCACCACCACCGCCGCCAAGGGCCTGCCCAACGCCGTGACCGTGATCGCCATCAGCGAAAAAGGCGGCCTCTTCCACGCCCCCGATATGTACATGGAAAAGCTTATCGTCCCCCCACCCGCCGCCGGGCTGGTGGACCTCTCCTGGCCGGTTTCCGCCAACTTGAAGGCCTTGGCCCTGGCCCTCCAGCGCTCCGTGGAGGACCTGGTGGTGGTGGTCCTGGACCGCCCCCGCCACGAACGCCTCATCCGCGAGATCCGCGAGGCAGGGGCCCGGGTGAAGCTGATCTCCGATGGCGATGTCATCGCCGCCCTGGCCGCCGCCATCCGGGGCACGGGGGTGCATGCGGTGATGGGGATCGGTGGGGCCCCAGAAGGGGTCTTGGCCGCCGCCGCCCTTAAATGCCTGGGCGGGGAGATCCAGGCCCGCTTCACCCCGCAAAACGAGGAGGAGCGCGCCCGGCTAAGGGCCATGGGCGGGGACGAAAACCGCATCTACCGCACCGAGGACCTGGCCCCGGGGAGGGAGATCGTCTTCGCCGCCACCGGTATCACCGATGGGGACATCCTCCAGGGGGTCCGCTTCTTCGGGGGCGGGGCCAGGACCCACTCCATCGTCCTAGGGCACACCACCCGCACCGTGCGCTTCATAGACTCCATCCACCTCTTTGAAACCGGAGCCCGGGTCACCATTCGGGTTTAG
- a CDS encoding carbohydrate ABC transporter permease, with amino-acid sequence MRFKPTSLLVHLVLLGGGLIMAFPFYWMLATSLKSPQEALQAKPIWVPERMKPSNWLKAARLGDSPLWGGLAPGRSVELVFPGEKGRPPKAFIPRAPGAFFDPRADGTRVEVGYGEGAWRVRLTNTTGEAFRFLPLVVLWPKEAPLNPPLPPDAIRSQGEDWRLEWVNAVPGALGYLFHNYLEAWYAAPWGRYFFNSFFTALTQVAVGLLLAALAAFALARIPFPGKEAVFVLILATMMVPGEVLLIPNYVLLARLGWLDTYFALIVPWLASVFGIFLLRQFYLSLPQDLFDAARIDGAGYLTQLFRIALPLSLPGLVSYGIFTFLGAYNALLWPLIVTQSPEMRTVQLGLQAFVSEAGSDYGALMAASTFVILPVILGYFFAQRQFIQGIARSGLK; translated from the coding sequence ATGAGATTTAAACCCACCTCCCTGTTGGTGCACCTGGTCCTCCTGGGGGGAGGGCTTATCATGGCCTTCCCCTTCTACTGGATGCTGGCCACCAGCCTAAAAAGCCCCCAGGAAGCCTTGCAGGCGAAGCCCATCTGGGTTCCCGAGCGGATGAAGCCCAGCAACTGGCTTAAAGCGGCCAGGTTGGGGGATAGCCCGCTTTGGGGAGGGCTGGCGCCTGGCCGAAGTGTGGAACTGGTTTTCCCAGGAGAAAAGGGGCGGCCGCCCAAGGCCTTCATACCCCGCGCCCCTGGGGCCTTCTTTGACCCCCGGGCGGATGGTACCCGGGTGGAGGTGGGGTATGGGGAAGGGGCTTGGCGGGTACGGCTCACCAACACCACAGGGGAGGCCTTTCGCTTTTTGCCCCTGGTGGTGCTTTGGCCCAAAGAGGCGCCCCTGAACCCTCCCCTCCCTCCCGATGCCATCCGCTCCCAGGGGGAGGACTGGCGGCTGGAGTGGGTGAATGCGGTGCCTGGGGCCTTGGGCTACCTTTTCCACAACTACCTCGAGGCCTGGTATGCGGCTCCGTGGGGTCGGTATTTCTTCAATAGCTTCTTCACCGCCCTCACCCAGGTGGCCGTGGGGCTCCTCCTGGCGGCTTTAGCGGCCTTTGCCTTGGCCCGCATTCCCTTTCCTGGCAAGGAGGCGGTGTTCGTGCTGATCCTAGCCACCATGATGGTGCCGGGGGAGGTGCTCCTCATTCCCAACTACGTGCTTCTGGCCAGGCTGGGCTGGCTGGATACCTACTTTGCCCTGATCGTGCCCTGGCTGGCCTCGGTGTTTGGCATCTTTCTCCTCAGGCAGTTTTACCTTTCCTTACCCCAAGACCTGTTTGATGCCGCCCGCATAGATGGGGCAGGGTACTTAACCCAGCTTTTCCGCATCGCCTTGCCCTTGAGCCTTCCTGGGCTGGTTTCCTACGGCATCTTCACCTTCCTGGGGGCCTACAACGCCCTGCTTTGGCCCCTCATCGTCACCCAGAGCCCAGAGATGCGCACGGTGCAGCTGGGCCTGCAGGCCTTTGTTTCCGAGGCAGGGTCGGACTACGGGGCCTTGATGGCGGCCAGCACCTTTGTGATCCTCCCCGTGATCCTGGGGTACTTCTTTGCCCAGCGCCAGTTCATCCAGGGCATCGCCCGTTCGGGCCTCAAATAG
- a CDS encoding DUF58 domain-containing protein: MMRYRIATRPYLPYPGERLARRKGLGGEFFELRPYAPGDEIRRVHWRAYAKTGRLYTRLETAPERSRFRIHLDESESMRLHGKLAYGEEVARLLLKLARQEDASARLDRGRPEAFRRGPGVLVLVTDGLDPLPWPRLLPRRVILVQVLAPVELSPPLEEALLQDVETGQTLPVGPEEVRGYRQALEAHLKALRLLALLRGRYALLKVGEAPLPALLRQGVLEPL, from the coding sequence ATGATGCGCTACCGCATCGCCACCAGGCCCTACCTCCCCTACCCTGGGGAGCGCCTGGCCCGCAGGAAGGGCCTAGGGGGCGAGTTTTTTGAGCTTCGCCCCTACGCCCCCGGGGACGAGATAAGGAGGGTCCACTGGCGGGCCTACGCCAAGACGGGCAGGCTCTACACCCGCCTGGAAACCGCTCCTGAGCGAAGCCGGTTCCGCATCCACCTGGACGAAAGCGAAAGCATGCGCCTCCATGGGAAGCTGGCCTACGGGGAGGAGGTGGCGAGGCTTCTCCTCAAGCTGGCGCGGCAAGAGGACGCCTCTGCCCGGCTGGATCGGGGCCGGCCCGAGGCCTTCCGCCGGGGGCCAGGGGTTTTGGTCCTCGTCACCGATGGCCTAGACCCTCTTCCCTGGCCCCGCCTTCTCCCCCGTCGGGTGATCCTGGTCCAGGTCCTGGCCCCCGTGGAACTATCCCCGCCCCTCGAGGAGGCCCTTCTCCAGGATGTGGAAACCGGACAAACCCTCCCCGTGGGACCTGAGGAGGTGAGGGGCTACCGGCAGGCCCTGGAAGCCCACCTGAAGGCCCTGCGCCTCCTGGCCCTCCTTAGGGGTCGTTACGCCCTCCTCAAGGTGGGGGAAGCCCCTTTACCTGCCCTCCTTCGGCAAGGGGTACTGGAGCCCCTTTAG
- the hisF gene encoding imidazole glycerol phosphate synthase subunit HisF, whose translation MSLAKRIIPCLDVHAGRVVKGVNFVNLRDAGDPIEAAQAYDEAGADELVFLDISATHEERAILLEVVAQVAERVFIPLTVGGGVRSLEDARRLLLAGADKVSVNSAAVKRPELIQELADHFGSQAVVLAIDARWNGDFPEVHIAGGRVPTGLHAVEWAGRGAELGAGEILLTSMDKDGTKAGYDLTLTRLVAEAVNVPVIASGGAGHMEHFLEAFLAGADAALAASVFHFGEIPIPKLKEFLAQRGLEVRLDGSIPSEV comes from the coding sequence ATGAGCCTAGCCAAGCGCATCATCCCCTGCCTGGACGTCCACGCGGGACGCGTGGTGAAGGGGGTAAACTTTGTGAACCTCCGGGACGCCGGTGACCCCATAGAGGCCGCCCAGGCCTACGATGAGGCCGGGGCCGACGAGCTGGTCTTTCTTGACATCTCCGCCACCCACGAGGAACGGGCCATCCTCCTGGAGGTGGTGGCCCAGGTGGCGGAAAGGGTCTTTATCCCCCTTACCGTGGGGGGAGGGGTCCGCTCCTTGGAGGATGCCCGGAGGCTCCTTTTGGCCGGGGCCGACAAGGTGAGCGTGAACTCCGCCGCGGTGAAGCGCCCTGAGCTCATCCAAGAGCTTGCCGACCACTTCGGCTCCCAAGCGGTGGTCCTGGCCATAGACGCTCGCTGGAACGGGGACTTCCCCGAGGTCCACATCGCCGGGGGACGGGTCCCCACGGGGCTTCATGCGGTGGAATGGGCAGGAAGGGGAGCAGAGCTTGGCGCTGGGGAGATCCTCCTCACCAGCATGGACAAGGACGGCACCAAGGCGGGCTACGACCTAACCCTTACCCGCCTGGTGGCCGAAGCGGTGAACGTGCCGGTGATCGCCAGCGGCGGGGCGGGACACATGGAGCATTTCCTGGAGGCCTTCCTGGCCGGGGCCGATGCCGCCTTGGCGGCCAGCGTCTTCCACTTCGGGGAAATCCCCATCCCCAAGCTTAAGGAGTTCCTGGCCCAACGGGGCTTGGAGGTGCGTTTAGATGGATCTATCCCAAGTGAAGTTTGA
- the hisIE gene encoding bifunctional phosphoribosyl-AMP cyclohydrolase/phosphoribosyl-ATP diphosphatase HisIE, whose translation MDLSQVKFDPEGLVPVVVQDAKTGEVLTLAYANREALEETLRTGRSTFYSRSRKALWRKGETSGNIQEVVEVLLDCDGDAVVYRVLPHGPACHTGERSCFHRPLLPGKPSLGFVLAQVYATIQERLRTLPEGSYVAKLHQAGLDRILKKIGEEAGEVILAAKNQNPEEVRWEATDLLFHLLLVLAETGVSLEDLAQTLWERHRPQGSPAPS comes from the coding sequence ATGGATCTATCCCAAGTGAAGTTTGACCCAGAGGGCCTGGTGCCCGTGGTGGTGCAGGACGCCAAAACAGGGGAGGTCCTGACCCTGGCCTACGCCAACCGGGAGGCCTTGGAGGAGACCCTGAGGACCGGGCGAAGCACCTTCTATAGCCGTAGCCGCAAGGCCCTTTGGCGCAAGGGGGAGACCTCGGGGAACATCCAGGAGGTGGTGGAGGTTCTCCTGGACTGCGACGGGGATGCGGTGGTCTATAGGGTTCTCCCCCATGGCCCTGCCTGCCACACGGGGGAAAGGAGTTGCTTCCACCGCCCCCTCCTTCCGGGAAAGCCCAGCCTGGGCTTTGTCCTGGCCCAGGTCTACGCCACCATCCAGGAGCGCCTAAGAACCCTCCCCGAGGGAAGCTACGTGGCCAAGCTCCACCAGGCAGGCCTGGACCGCATCCTGAAGAAGATTGGGGAGGAGGCTGGGGAAGTGATCCTCGCCGCCAAGAACCAAAACCCTGAGGAGGTGCGCTGGGAGGCTACGGATCTCCTCTTCCACCTCCTCCTGGTGCTGGCGGAAACGGGGGTCAGCCTCGAGGACCTGGCCCAGACCCTCTGGGAGCGGCACCGGCCCCAAGGGAGCCCTGCCCCCAGTTGA